In Lewinella sp. 4G2, the sequence TACAAGAAACCGGAGGTCGTCCCGACCATCCTTTGCCCGGATATTTAGGCTCATCTTTCGCCTGAGTGCGTAGTCCCTCAGCTTTAAGCTTGGCCCCAATGTCGGCCGGCGGGGGATTTTACCTACTTGCCTGGCACCTGCGGCAGCGCCCGCTGCGTTATACATTTCCCGTTGCTACTCGGTTATCTACTTACGAATATGAGATATTTCTTTTCCGCCCTGCTGTTGCTTTCCGGAATCTGCGCCGCCGAACTGGCCGCCCAGCCCCTGGCCGGCACCTCCAACGTGGAACAACTGCAACTGGCGGCAGACTCCGCCTACGCCAACCAGAACTGGTACGTTGCCCTGGAGAACTACGACAAACTCTACGACGAAACGGACGACGACGCCATCATCCCCATCAAGGCGCTCATCAATCTGAAACTGCGCGACATCGCTTCGGCCACGCGCGGCTACAAACAGGTGTTTAGGCGCATGGAAGCCAGCGACACGACCTACAACGAACACCGTTTCTACTACGGACAGGCATTGAAAATGGACGGGCAGTACGACGACGCGCGGACCTACTTCGAAACCTTCCTGATGCACAACACCGACGAGCGAATGGCTGAATTCGCCAACCTCGAACTCGAAGGCATCCGCCTCTACCGCGACGCCCCGCAGGAGACGAGTGAAGTAGCCCTGGAAATCCTGGGCAAAAGCGTGAACGGCGCCTTCAGCGAGTACTCCCCCGTGCTGACGGCCGATGGCAATACGCTGTACTACTCCACCTGGAAAAGCAGCAGCGAAGTGGTGCAGGACGGCGAAGAAGACAGCTACAGCCGCATCTTCCGCTCCACTAAAAGCGAAAAGGGGGAATGGGGCAAACCCGAAGCCCTCGGCAAGGAAGTGAACCGCCCCGGCGTGCAAACCGCCAACCCCGCCCTGAGCATCGACGGCCGCCGGATGTACTTCAACCGCCTGCGGATGGAGAGTAATCGCATCGCCGAGGCCAAGATCTACGTCAGCGACGTGGAGGACGATGGCTGGAAGAGCGGCAACCCTGTCGGGGGCATCAACAGCAATAAACACCTCGCCCTGCAACCCGCCGCCGGTGAGCTGTTTGGTAAGGAAGTCATCTTCTTCGTCTCCGATATGGACGGCGGCTTCGGTGGCCTGGATATTTACTACGCTACCTACGAAGGCGAAGGCCGTTTCGGCAACCCCATCAATCTGGGGGAAGAAATCAATACGATCGGTGACGACATCACGCCGTTTTACTTCGACGGTACGCTGTATTGGTCCACCGACGGCCGGCCCACGATGGGTGGTAAGGACCTTTTCTTCAGCGCCTGGACCGGTAATAGCTGGACAAAGCCCGAGAACATGGGCACGGGCTTCAACAGTACCGTAGATGATAAATCTTTAAGTGTATACGGCGATGGCCTCATTGGTTTCATGACCTCCAACCGCGAAGGCGGCCGGTCAGTGAAGAGCAAGACTTGCTGTGACGATATCTATGGCTTCCAGGTAGCGGAGATCTTTGCGGACCTGGTGGTCGGCGTTTTCAACGAAGCCAAAGAGCCACTGACGGTAGGCCAGGTGAAACTCCAACCCACCCGGAACGGCAGCGACGATGGCCTCGGCCAGCAAAAGACCCGCGACGACGGAAACCGCTACGACTTCGGTTTGGAGTTGGAGACCGAGTACTCCGTAACGGCGACCTCTCAGGGCTACTTCCCCGAAACCGTGGAGATCAACACGCTGGGGCTGACGGAATCCAAAGAGATCCAGCACATCTTCTTCCTGAAGCGCGACCCCTCTCAACCCCTCCCGGGTGAAGAAGGCGACGGCAGCGGTGATGGTGATGGCAATGGTGACGGTAGCGGCACCCCCGTATTCGATACCATTCAGATCGAAGAGGCCGTTGTGCTGGAAAATATCCTGTACGACCTTGACAAATCCGACATCCTACCCGAAGCGGAGGGTGACCTGCGGCAATTGGTGCAGATCATGGAACAGTACCCGGACATGATCATCGAACTGAGCTCCCACACCGATACGCGCGGCCCGGACGATTATAACCAGGACCTCAGTAAGCGGCGGAGCGCCAGTGCGCGGAAGTGGCTCATCATTCAGGGCAACATTGCCGGCCCGCGGATCAAGACCAAAGGTTACGGAGAGACCCAACCCCAGGTCGTAAGCGCCCGCCTAGCGGAGCGGACTGGATTCCTCGCGGAAGGGGACGTCATCACCGATGCCCTCATTGCTAGCCTGGCCACCGAAGAACAGAAAGAGCTGGCCCACCGGCTGAATCGCCGGACGGAGTTCAAGGTGCTGGAAGGCCCGGACAACATCATTATCCGCCGCGACGTCATTGAGCGCCGTCTGGAGGGTGCGGATCGCCAGTCATTACCAACGGAAGCAAAGCCCACGCGTCAGCCCCGCCGGGTAACGCCGACGGTTCAACCGACCGGCACGAGCGCCGCATTGCAACGGATGGACCCGCCGAAGATCAACCGATTTAGTACCCTCTTTGGCCAGGAAGACATCAGTGGATTACCCATTCTGAAGTTCGACCGGCGCGAGGTGGATCTGGGCGACATCAAGCACGGTGATTCGGCGGAGTTTGAGGTCAGTTTCGTTAACCGAGGTACTGCCCCCGCCAAGGTGATGCTCATCTCCGCCTGCGACTGCACAACGGTGACGCACGACAACGCGAAGACCTACGCACCGGGTGAAGGTGGCACGCTGCACGTCCTTTTCGACAGCACGGAGAAAGAGGAAGATGAGACGGTT encodes:
- a CDS encoding OmpA family protein, which encodes MRYFFSALLLLSGICAAELAAQPLAGTSNVEQLQLAADSAYANQNWYVALENYDKLYDETDDDAIIPIKALINLKLRDIASATRGYKQVFRRMEASDTTYNEHRFYYGQALKMDGQYDDARTYFETFLMHNTDERMAEFANLELEGIRLYRDAPQETSEVALEILGKSVNGAFSEYSPVLTADGNTLYYSTWKSSSEVVQDGEEDSYSRIFRSTKSEKGEWGKPEALGKEVNRPGVQTANPALSIDGRRMYFNRLRMESNRIAEAKIYVSDVEDDGWKSGNPVGGINSNKHLALQPAAGELFGKEVIFFVSDMDGGFGGLDIYYATYEGEGRFGNPINLGEEINTIGDDITPFYFDGTLYWSTDGRPTMGGKDLFFSAWTGNSWTKPENMGTGFNSTVDDKSLSVYGDGLIGFMTSNREGGRSVKSKTCCDDIYGFQVAEIFADLVVGVFNEAKEPLTVGQVKLQPTRNGSDDGLGQQKTRDDGNRYDFGLELETEYSVTATSQGYFPETVEINTLGLTESKEIQHIFFLKRDPSQPLPGEEGDGSGDGDGNGDGSGTPVFDTIQIEEAVVLENILYDLDKSDILPEAEGDLRQLVQIMEQYPDMIIELSSHTDTRGPDDYNQDLSKRRSASARKWLIIQGNIAGPRIKTKGYGETQPQVVSARLAERTGFLAEGDVITDALIASLATEEQKELAHRLNRRTEFKVLEGPDNIIIRRDVIERRLEGADRQSLPTEAKPTRQPRRVTPTVQPTGTSAALQRMDPPKINRFSTLFGQEDISGLPILKFDRREVDLGDIKHGDSAEFEVSFVNRGTAPAKVMLISACDCTTVTHDNAKTYAPGEGGTLHVLFDSTEKEEDETVTIDIYLEQEDKKGVPILEMVEYKYHLLK